The following are from one region of the Methanobrevibacter sp. TMH8 genome:
- the dnaG gene encoding DNA primase DnaG: MGKGIEELTTTKYLIHAQINANGIVEKPDVVGAVFGQTEGLLSNDLDLRELQKTGRIGRIKVIIHSNGGRAKGEIVIPSSLDRIETAILAASLETINRVGPCEAHIKTIKVEDVRAVKREQVVNRAKEIYKGMMEKVTPESMKMIEEVKEAMRIHEISEYGDEKLPAGPSIHTSDAIIVVEGRSDVLNLLKYGIKNTVAVEGVNVPHTVADLTKNKTVTAFFDGDRGGELILKELMQVGDVDYITRAPKGKEVEELEKDEVMIALRDKVPIEQYFANSKPKVQPPKVEDKVTLMRNVLKDLEGSGSAEILDDALNTLNEVKVENLYDELKNANKDAYAVIFDGVVSQRLVDVSASKGIKNLVAFKASEIVKRPEKLRIITIS, encoded by the coding sequence ATGGGAAAAGGAATTGAAGAATTAACTACAACAAAATATCTTATTCACGCACAGATTAATGCAAATGGAATCGTTGAAAAGCCCGATGTTGTTGGAGCTGTTTTTGGTCAAACCGAAGGCCTTTTAAGTAATGATTTGGATTTAAGAGAACTCCAAAAAACTGGAAGAATTGGAAGAATCAAGGTAATAATTCACTCTAATGGAGGAAGAGCTAAAGGAGAAATCGTAATTCCTTCAAGTTTAGATAGGATTGAGACTGCCATTCTCGCAGCATCTCTTGAAACAATTAATAGGGTTGGACCTTGTGAAGCTCATATTAAAACCATTAAGGTTGAAGACGTTCGAGCTGTTAAACGAGAACAAGTTGTTAACCGTGCAAAAGAAATTTATAAAGGCATGATGGAGAAAGTAACTCCTGAAAGCATGAAAATGATTGAAGAAGTTAAGGAAGCCATGAGAATTCATGAAATATCTGAATATGGAGATGAAAAACTTCCTGCAGGACCTAGTATTCACACTTCTGATGCTATTATAGTAGTAGAAGGAAGGTCTGATGTTCTTAATCTATTGAAATATGGTATTAAAAATACTGTAGCTGTTGAAGGAGTAAATGTTCCTCACACTGTTGCTGATCTTACAAAAAATAAAACTGTTACAGCTTTTTTTGATGGGGATCGTGGTGGAGAACTAATATTGAAAGAACTTATGCAAGTTGGAGATGTAGATTATATAACAAGGGCTCCAAAAGGTAAAGAAGTTGAAGAACTTGAAAAAGACGAAGTCATGATAGCACTTCGTGATAAAGTTCCTATAGAACAATATTTTGCAAATTCAAAACCTAAAGTTCAACCACCAAAAGTTGAGGATAAAGTAACTTTAATGAGAAATGTACTCAAAGATTTAGAAGGTTCTGGAAGTGCTGAGATTTTAGATGATGCATTAAATACTTTAAATGAAGTTAAAGTTGAAAATCTATATGATGAACTTAAAAATGCAAATAAAGATGCATATGCTGTCATTTTTGATGGTGTAGTAAGTCAAAGATTGGTAGATGTTTCTGCTTCTAAAGGAATCAAAAATTTAGTGGCTTTCAAAGCAAGTGAAATTGTTAAAAGGCCTGAAAAACTTAGAATTATAACTATTAGTTAA
- a CDS encoding RraA family protein — protein sequence MEKSKLSAKSLLKEISYKKHLKNKKMSKIGELSVCKADFEIENLNLINSPTDSKFTIDKEIAYKNLKNLLDNTSSCQISDALSKIAKRSGVIEGVKSINKKTAYGRVVTVKTSSDDWGTSLLGIDEAKKGNILVIKTIGPISAIWGELTSSCSQEKELAGTVIIGATRDIDFVSEFEYPVFASKTTPNAGTAAGLGSVNIPLKIGKDEDLIIKPGDFIFADKSGVVHIPQELFCEVMIKTLEIKINETNILSEIEKGKSLSEIVGLK from the coding sequence ATGGAAAAATCAAAATTATCTGCAAAATCTTTATTGAAAGAAATTTCTTATAAAAAACATTTAAAAAATAAAAAAATGTCTAAAATTGGAGAATTAAGTGTTTGTAAAGCAGATTTTGAAATTGAAAATTTAAATTTAATAAATTCACCAACAGATTCTAAATTTACTATTGATAAAGAAATAGCTTATAAAAATCTTAAAAATCTTTTAGATAATACTTCTTCATGCCAAATTTCTGATGCTTTATCTAAAATAGCTAAAAGAAGTGGAGTTATTGAAGGTGTGAAATCTATAAATAAAAAAACTGCTTACGGGAGAGTAGTAACTGTTAAAACATCCTCTGATGACTGGGGAACCTCATTACTTGGAATTGATGAAGCTAAAAAAGGAAATATATTAGTAATAAAAACTATTGGACCAATTTCTGCGATTTGGGGGGAGTTAACTTCAAGTTGTTCTCAAGAAAAAGAATTAGCTGGGACTGTTATTATAGGAGCTACCAGAGATATTGATTTTGTTAGTGAATTTGAATATCCAGTATTTGCAAGTAAAACAACCCCAAATGCAGGAACTGCAGCTGGTTTAGGTAGTGTCAATATCCCTCTTAAAATTGGAAAAGATGAGGATTTGATAATTAAACCAGGAGATTTTATTTTTGCAGATAAAAGCGGAGTTGTACATATTCCACAAGAGCTATTTTGTGAAGTAATGATAAAAACTTTAGAAATAAAAATTAATGAAACAAATATTCTTTCTGAAATTGAGAAAGGTAAATCTTTATCTGAAATTGTAGGGTTAAAATAA